In Brachypodium distachyon strain Bd21 chromosome 2, Brachypodium_distachyon_v3.0, whole genome shotgun sequence, one genomic interval encodes:
- the LOC100843150 gene encoding protein NUCLEAR FUSION DEFECTIVE 6, chloroplastic/mitochondrial yields the protein MATAAGGARRALAGLRSASPSTLSRAFPRTAMAQSPELAAPALPRASRRRLAISRVPVAALGGVQGLMPLHSATASALLTSMLGLKPGSWGWLSEGFATTL from the exons atggcgacggcggctggcggcgcgcggcgagccCTCGCGGGGCTGCGCTCCGCTTCCCCATCTACTCTTTCCAGAGCGTTTCCCCGCACGGCTATGGCTCAGTCTCCGGAGCTGGCGGCCCCTGCTCTGCCGCGtgcctcgcgccggcgcctcgCGATCTCGAG GgtcccggtggcggcgctaggCGGCGTGCAGGGTCTGATGCCGTTGCACAGCGCGACGGCGTCGGCACTGCTCACCTCCATGCTCGGGCTTAAACCCGGTTCTTGGGGTTGGCTCTCCGAAG GGTTTGCGACAACTCTATAA